In Thioclava sp. GXIMD2076, one DNA window encodes the following:
- the dgcN gene encoding N-acetyltransferase DgcN, which yields MALIETPYLLFLGDAPDSLAAKVAQGIKDWRPEFAVGQFRMDGCKADMGLTDMTLEEAVAAGCKTLVIGVANRGGVISAAWKEVLIKALEAGMDLASGLHNLLREEADLVAAAEKHGRQLHDVRIPSVKYPIANGEKRRGKRMLAVGTDCSVGKMYTALCVEKEMRERGMKASFRATGQTGILITGDGVPLDAVIADFMAGSVEYLTPDNDDDHWDLIEGQGSLFHVSYSGVTMALIHGGQPDALVICHEPTRAHMRGLPGYQLPSIQAVADLALQLAQVANSDCKVVGVSVNTKDMPEAEAKAYLAKVEAEMGLPATDPFRFGAGPLVDALEALDAVAAE from the coding sequence ATGGCGCTTATCGAAACCCCGTATCTGCTTTTCCTTGGTGACGCGCCGGACTCTCTGGCCGCGAAAGTGGCGCAAGGTATCAAGGACTGGCGTCCCGAGTTCGCCGTGGGCCAGTTCCGTATGGACGGGTGCAAGGCCGATATGGGTCTGACCGACATGACGCTGGAAGAGGCTGTTGCGGCAGGCTGCAAGACGCTGGTGATCGGCGTGGCCAACCGTGGTGGCGTAATTTCCGCTGCATGGAAAGAAGTTCTGATCAAGGCGCTTGAAGCCGGTATGGATCTGGCCTCGGGCCTCCATAACCTGCTGCGCGAAGAAGCCGATCTGGTGGCCGCTGCCGAGAAACACGGCCGTCAGCTGCATGACGTGCGTATTCCTTCGGTGAAATATCCGATCGCCAATGGCGAGAAGCGCCGCGGCAAGCGCATGCTGGCCGTGGGCACCGATTGCTCGGTCGGCAAGATGTATACCGCGCTCTGCGTGGAAAAAGAGATGCGCGAGCGCGGCATGAAAGCCAGCTTCCGTGCCACCGGCCAGACCGGTATCCTGATCACCGGTGACGGTGTGCCGCTCGATGCCGTGATCGCCGATTTCATGGCCGGCTCGGTCGAATATCTGACCCCCGATAACGACGATGATCACTGGGATCTGATCGAGGGTCAGGGCTCGCTGTTCCATGTGTCCTATTCGGGCGTGACCATGGCGCTGATCCATGGCGGCCAACCCGATGCGCTGGTGATCTGCCACGAGCCGACCCGTGCGCATATGCGTGGTCTGCCGGGCTACCAGCTGCCGTCGATCCAGGCCGTGGCCGATCTGGCGCTGCAACTGGCGCAGGTCGCGAACTCCGACTGTAAGGTTGTCGGTGTCTCGGTGAACACCAAGGATATGCCGGAAGCCGAAGCCAAAGCCTATCTGGCCAAGGTCGAAGCCGAAATGGGCCTTCCCGCAACCGACCCCTTCCGCTTCGGTGCCGGTCCGCTGGTTGATGCGCTCGAAGCTCTCGACGCCGTCGCCGCCGAGTAA
- the dgcA gene encoding N-acetyl-D-Glu racemase DgcA, with protein MMIKVTPDSFKLAEAFTISRGSRTQSDVLTVRIDRDGLTGWGECLPYARYAETLDSVTAQINSLPAGITRMELQEALPAGAARNAVDCALWDLEAKKAGKRVWELAGLAAPKPEVTAYTLSLDTVETMREKAAKNAHRPVLKIKLGTPDDIPRLEAVREGAPKAKIILDANEGWEMETFLDIQKHLVRLNIAMVEQPLPAAADEGLMGVERLVPICADEACHDRASMAHLRGKYDMINIKLDKTGGLTEALALRDLALSEGYKVMVGCMLGSSLGMAPATLVAQGADIVDLDAPLLLAEDRDQPLHYEDGKVYPPEASLWG; from the coding sequence ATCATGATCAAAGTTACCCCCGACAGTTTCAAACTCGCCGAGGCATTCACCATCTCGCGCGGCTCGCGCACGCAATCCGACGTGCTGACCGTGCGGATCGACCGCGATGGCCTGACCGGCTGGGGCGAGTGCCTGCCCTATGCCCGCTACGCCGAGACGCTCGATAGTGTGACCGCGCAGATCAATTCGCTGCCCGCCGGTATCACCCGTATGGAGCTGCAGGAGGCACTGCCCGCCGGTGCCGCGCGCAATGCCGTGGATTGCGCGCTGTGGGATCTGGAGGCCAAGAAGGCCGGCAAGCGCGTCTGGGAGCTGGCGGGGCTTGCTGCACCCAAGCCGGAAGTGACCGCCTATACGCTCTCGCTCGATACAGTCGAGACGATGCGCGAGAAGGCCGCGAAAAACGCCCATCGCCCCGTGTTGAAGATCAAGCTCGGCACACCTGACGATATTCCGCGTCTCGAGGCCGTGCGCGAAGGTGCGCCCAAGGCCAAGATCATCCTTGATGCCAATGAAGGCTGGGAGATGGAGACATTCCTCGATATCCAGAAACATCTGGTGCGCCTCAATATCGCGATGGTCGAGCAGCCCCTGCCTGCCGCCGCTGATGAGGGCCTGATGGGCGTCGAGCGTCTGGTGCCGATCTGCGCCGATGAAGCCTGCCATGACCGCGCCTCGATGGCGCATCTGCGCGGCAAATACGATATGATCAACATCAAGCTCGACAAGACCGGCGGCCTGACCGAGGCGCTTGCGCTGCGCGATCTGGCTCTGTCCGAAGGCTATAAGGTAATGGTCGGGTGTATGCTGGGCTCGTCTCTGGGCATGGCGCCCGCGACGCTCGTGGCGCAGGGGGCGGACATCGTCGATCTTGACGCCCCGCTGCTTCTGGCAGAAGACCGTGACCAGCCGCTGCATTACGAAGACGGTAAAGTTTATCCGCCCGAAGCGTCGCTTTGGGGCTGA